The segment AAACATTCTAATGAGGTATCCTGAAAATAATATTTTGAGGGGGGCGCTTCTATCTTGAGTGATACTTAATCAGCCCGTCCATAGGAGCTTTTAAAATTTCCCCGATTCTTAAATTATTTTTCTTTCCCCATTCATATATTTGATCTTTAAAATGATAGGCAATTGAACCTACAAAAGCTATCGGTTCATTTATATAATCAGTATATTTGGAAATCTGCCATTTGAAAAAATCATCAAAATTTCTCATTACTAAATCGTAACAATACTTATTATTTATATTATTGAAAATAAAGGGTGGAAAAGAAGAAAAGAAATTATTAGGATTATCTTTTGTGTAAATCTCATTAAGAACATTTTCAAAAGTTAACTTATATTCCTTTTCAAGAGTTTCCCTAATTTCACTTGGCATAGTAAATCTCAAATAATCAGTAATTAAAAGTTTTCCGATATAAACACCTGAACCTTCATCACCAATCATCCAACCCACAGAAGGAACATTTTCAATAACCGAGACTCCATCATACAGGCAAGAATTAGAGCCTGTTCCGAGTATACATGCGATTCCGCCTTCATCTCTGAATAATGCTCGTGCCGCAGCTAACAAATCATGATATACAAAACAAAAAGCATTTGGAAATGATTTTTTTAATGCATTAGTAACAATTTTATAATTTGTTTCTGTTGAACATCCTGAGCCGTAGAAGTATATTGATTTTATATTTTCTCTTGATGTTTTCTCGGCTATTTCTCTGGCAAAGTTTTCCAATAATTCGGGTTTGTGATAATACGGATTAAATCCTTCCGTAATATGTTGAATAATAGTCGTATCTTCAATTATTCGCCAATCTATCTTTGTTGAACCGCTGTCTGCTATAATAATCATGTAAAAAATGTTAAAATTATATTGCAAATGTATGAAAAAAAAAATTATATCGTTAATAAGTAAATAATATATTTTATCTTTGTTGAAAATTTAATTAATAAATATTATGCAATTAGATTCTTTATCTCCAAGAATTGTGTGGGAACATTTTGAAAAAATTTGTAAAGTTCCACGTCCTTCAAAGAAAGAAGGAAAAATGATAGAATATCTAGTAGCTTTTGCAAAAAAACAAAATTTAGAGCACAGCGTAGATTCTACCGGAAATGTATTAATCAGAAAACCTGCAACAAAAGGTTATGAAGGGAAGCCTTGGGTTTGCTTGCAAAGTCATATCGATATGGTATGCGAAAAAAATAGTTATATCATTCACGATTTCGAAAAAGATCCGATTAAACCAATTATTGATGGTGATTGGGTTAAAGCCGACGGTACCACACTTGGTGCCGATGATGGAATTGGAGTTGCCGTTCAACTCGCAATATTGGAATCTAATGATATTGAACACGGGCCAATTGAATGCCTCTTCACAGTTGATGAAGAAACCGGACTTACAGGTGCTTTCGGGTTACAACCTAAAGTGTTAAAATCTAAAATCTTATTAAACCTTGATTCCGAGGATGACGGCGAAATATTTATTGGTTGTGCTGGCGGAATGGATACCGTAGGAAGAATTGATTATGAGTTTGAACCAGTCGATAAAAATATGACCGGCTATAAAATAATGGTAAGAGGTTTAAAAGGCGGGCATTCCGGTGATGATATAGATAAAGGTCTAGGTAATTCTAATAAATTATTAAATAGATTCATTGTAGATTATTCACGTAATAGAACAATGAGTTTAGCTCATTTTGAAGGTGGCAATTTACGTAATGCAATTCCTCGCGAAGCTTATGCAATTATTGCTGTTAAAACAAAGGATGCTCGTAAAATGGAACGTGCCGTCAGTGAATATGAAAAAACTTTGCAAAATGAATTAGAGTTTACGGATCCGGGTGTAATTGTTGAATGTAAAAAAACAGATTTGCCGAAGAAAGTTCTTACAAAAAAAGATTTCCTGAACATTACACGACTTATATATGCTATGCCTCATGGAGTTATATCAATGAGTCATAAGTTGAAAGGTATTGTTGAAACATCAACAAATCTTGCTTCAGTTAAATTTAGAAATAAACGTATTGTTATAACAACAAGTCAAAGAAGTGATTCCGAATCTTTGAAACAAGATGTTGCTAATATGGTTGAGCAATGCTTGTTATTGGCTGATGCTAAAGTTACACGTGGTGACGGATATCCTGGTTGGACACCGAATCCAAATTCTAAAATATTAAAGATTGCAATGGATGCCTACAAAGATTTGTTTGATAAACCGGCAATTTATCGTTCTATCCATGCCGGCTTAGAATGCGGATTGTTTTCAATAAAA is part of the Bacteroidales bacterium genome and harbors:
- a CDS encoding ATPase; this encodes MIIIADSGSTKIDWRIIEDTTIIQHITEGFNPYYHKPELLENFAREIAEKTSRENIKSIYFYGSGCSTETNYKIVTNALKKSFPNAFCFVYHDLLAAARALFRDEGGIACILGTGSNSCLYDGVSVIENVPSVGWMIGDEGSGVYIGKLLITDYLRFTMPSEIRETLEKEYKLTFENVLNEIYTKDNPNNFFSSFPPFIFNNINNKYCYDLVMRNFDDFFKWQISKYTDYINEPIAFVGSIAYHFKDQIYEWGKKNNLRIGEILKAPMDGLIKYHSR
- a CDS encoding aminoacyl-histidine dipeptidase; translation: MQLDSLSPRIVWEHFEKICKVPRPSKKEGKMIEYLVAFAKKQNLEHSVDSTGNVLIRKPATKGYEGKPWVCLQSHIDMVCEKNSYIIHDFEKDPIKPIIDGDWVKADGTTLGADDGIGVAVQLAILESNDIEHGPIECLFTVDEETGLTGAFGLQPKVLKSKILLNLDSEDDGEIFIGCAGGMDTVGRIDYEFEPVDKNMTGYKIMVRGLKGGHSGDDIDKGLGNSNKLLNRFIVDYSRNRTMSLAHFEGGNLRNAIPREAYAIIAVKTKDARKMERAVSEYEKTLQNELEFTDPGVIVECKKTDLPKKVLTKKDFLNITRLIYAMPHGVISMSHKLKGIVETSTNLASVKFRNKRIVITTSQRSDSESLKQDVANMVEQCLLLADAKVTRGDGYPGWTPNPNSKILKIAMDAYKDLFDKPAIYRSIHAGLECGLFSIKYPEMDMISYGPTLRGVHSPDERIEISTVDKFWQLTLEILKRV